The region CACAAGGGTATTGCGCATCACATTCCAGAACTCCGGCGCCTCGAAGAACATGCTGAATTGCCTCAGTCCAACCCAGGGGCTGTTCATCATGCCGCCGAAAATATCGTATTGCTGGAACGCCATAACCACGCCATACATCGGAATGTAACTGAAAATGAAGACAAAAATAATTCCCGGCCAAACCATAGACTGCAAATCCAGTTGACTGTTAAATTCCTTCCACCTGCTCGGTTTCTTGGCCGTATTCATCCGCTTGGCCTCCTCTGGACGATTCTATTGAAATAACGGCAAAAACGGTTTGTTCTTCTCCAGCATGACATCCAGCAGCTGTTCTGCCACGGTAACCGAAGGCATGAGCGGATGATGAACCATTGCCTGCAGGGCTACATCCCGGTCTCCGTGCACCGCCGCCTCAATGGTCAGGCTCTCATATTGCTTGACGGCAGCCAGCAGGCCTCTCATAGACTGGGGGACTTTGCGGAGCGGAATGGGCAGCGGACCCTGCTTGGTGACTATACAGTTCACCTCAATAGAGGCATCATCCGGCAAGAAATCAATAATCCCGTTATTCCTTACATTCAGGGTCTGAATATCGCGGGAATCATTATGAATGGAACGCATCAGCAGCACTGCCGCCTCCGAGTAATAGGCTCCGCCACGCTGCTCCAGCTGCTCCGGCTTCTCCTTCAGCTCTACGTTCCGGTACAGCTCAAACAGCTCCTCTTCCACCTTCTTCACGACTTCGGCGCGCGAGCCGGTTGTTGCCGCTGCTTCCTTCTGTTCCGCAAGCATCGCATCCGTCATATAGTAATAGCTCAAATAATAGGAAGGGATCGCCTGTAAACCATTCAGAAACCGGTGGTCCCAGGCGTCAAACGGCACATTGCTTGCCTTGTAGCTCTGGGGATAATCTATGAGCTCCTGCAGCCTGCTTTTTCCGTCAATCACAACATCGGATACCCAGTGCAGATGATTAATGCCGACAAACTCCGCATAGATCTTCTCCATGGAAAGTCCGAAGAACCCGGAGAGCCACTTTTGAAACCCGATGGGCGAGTTGCACAGGCCTACACTTTTTACCGATGAATATTTGTGAACAGCTTCAGTCACCATACCGGCCGGATTCGTAAAATTCAGCAGCCAGGCATCGGGGGCCAGCTCCTCCATATCCTTGCAAATATCCAGAATAACCGGGATCGTCCGCAGGCCCTTCATCATTCCTCCGGGACCTGTCGTCTC is a window of Paenibacillus sp. FSL H3-0469 DNA encoding:
- a CDS encoding 6-phospho-beta-glucosidase, which codes for MENTLKLVVIGAGSSYTPELIEGIILHHQELPVCEIWLVDIEEGREKLHTITELSKRMIAESGLPITVTQTLDRREAIAGADFVCTQIRVGMLEARKWDELLPLEYGVIGQETTGPGGMMKGLRTIPVILDICKDMEELAPDAWLLNFTNPAGMVTEAVHKYSSVKSVGLCNSPIGFQKWLSGFFGLSMEKIYAEFVGINHLHWVSDVVIDGKSRLQELIDYPQSYKASNVPFDAWDHRFLNGLQAIPSYYLSYYYMTDAMLAEQKEAAATTGSRAEVVKKVEEELFELYRNVELKEKPEQLEQRGGAYYSEAAVLLMRSIHNDSRDIQTLNVRNNGIIDFLPDDASIEVNCIVTKQGPLPIPLRKVPQSMRGLLAAVKQYESLTIEAAVHGDRDVALQAMVHHPLMPSVTVAEQLLDVMLEKNKPFLPLFQ